One window of the Triticum dicoccoides isolate Atlit2015 ecotype Zavitan chromosome 3B, WEW_v2.0, whole genome shotgun sequence genome contains the following:
- the LOC119274654 gene encoding uncharacterized protein At2g39795, mitochondrial-like, with protein MASFVSASSTTTALLCSAPPASRGGLVGAWAAPARRALAAPLRAAAAQGSANSAPVMMESKVKKRNKKGAGTGGLPAAIDLEIREAEQYLATDGQEPTPEDFPFEMVDEDGMSVVILKRDYKDEKIEVIVSMPNMEGDPEFDEDDEADEEAAAKDEDDEDEGGEDSSLAMKVIVSKGSGPNLEFTCTAFREEITIDDMMIAEKTEPDAEKFPFEGPEFTELPPNVQKGLFKFLEVRGVMLTTTNFMHDYMITKQTKEYVRWMTKLKGLVQ; from the exons ATGGCCTCCTTCgtctccgcctcctccaccaccacagCACTCCTCTGCTCCGCCCCTCCCGCCTCCCGCGGCGGGCTCGTGGGAGCGTGGGCGGCCCCGGCCCGGCGCGCGCTCGCGGCTCCACTGCGCGCGGCAGCGGCGCAGGGGTCAGCCAACTCCGCGCCGGTCATGATGGAGAGCAAGGTCAAGAAGAGGAACAAGAAGGGCGCCGGCACCGGGGGCCTCCCCGCCGCCATCGACCTCGAGATCCGGGAGGCCGAGCAGTACCTCGCCACCGACGGGCAG GAACCTACTCCAGAAGACTTTCCCTTTGAAATGGTCGATGAAGATGGGATGAGCGTGGTTATTCTGAAAAGGGACTACAAGGATGAGAAGATTGAGGTCATTGTCAGCATGCCTAATATGGAAGGGGATCCTGAGTTTGATGaagatgacgaggccgatgaggaGGCGGCTGCCAAGGACGAAGACGATGAAGATGAGGGCGGCGAAGATAGCAGCCTTGCTATGAAGGTGATAGTCTCCAAGGGATCTGGCCCGAACCTCGAGTTCACCTGCACAGCCTTCCGCGAGGAGATCACCATTGACGACATGATGATAGCAGAGAAAACAGAGCCTGATGCAGAGAAGTTCCCCTTTGAAGGCCCTGAATTCAC CGAGCTTCCTCCAAACGTGCAGAAGGGCCTGTTCAAGTTCCTGGAGGTGCGAGGTGTGATGCTGACGACAACCAACTTCATGCACGACTACATGATCACCAAGCAGACCAAGGAGTACGTCCGGTGGATGACCAAGCTCAAGGGTCTGGTCCAGTAG